TTAATGCTGCAGCATCAAACTGAATGTTGTGCCCCATCACGACTGCAGCATCGATATTTGACAAAAATTCATGATCTTTAAGATCGTCAGGATGTTGGCGAATAATGGTTGTCGCAGCAGGGAAATACTGCCCTCTGGCATTGTTGGTTCGGTGATCAACTAAGGTAATTTGCCAGCCTAAATTACCCGCCATGGCGACTAATGGTCTGGCGTCAATCCCTGCGCCAAATACGGCTAAATGCGGTTCAGCTTTTAAGGGAATTGACAGAAAACCTGACGGTTCACTTTCACTTTGATTAGCTTGTTTGAGAATAGTATTTGCTGTTTCCGGCTTGTTTAAGTTAATTGTATAAGTTAGCGTTTGCCGCTCGGTTAGCAATTTTAAAACATTCGGCAAGTGATGGTATTGATTATCTTGATTTAAAGGTTGCAACAAAATACGCACCATACCACCACAACCAATACCCAGCTTCCAACTAATATCATCTTCCTCGCGCATATCGTATTGGATGACTTTTGGCAGTCCACTATCCATGACTTGTTGCGCTTGGCGCATAATATCGGCCTCAAGGCAACCTCCGCTTAGTAATCCAAAGTATTGGCCTAAATTGTTAATGAACAACATAGCACCCGCTTTACGATAAGAAGAACCTTGCGTTTCAACAATAGTGCCCAGTACCCAATCATGGTCGTCTTTTTGCTTTAACCAGTTAGCTAGCAAAGCACTAATTTGATTTGTCATTGCGGCTTCTCCGAAAATTGGCTAGAAGGTTTAAGCAAAGTTAGTTTCCGTTTGCGGTCGTAGCACTAACTCATGTACATGAGTTTTATCATTGGTTTGCAGCATATATATAATGGCATCGGCTACGTCTTCAGCGGTTAAGTACTGTGGCCGATCCACATCACGAAAATCAGTATCGACTCCACCTGGGTAAATCGACAGCATTTTGATACCATCTTCGCGTAATTCTTTGCGCATCACCTTTGTGTAGGCATCTATCGCGGCTTTAGATGCGGTATAGGCTGCAATATTAGTATTGGAGTACAAACAGGTCGTCGACAGCACATTAATCACTGTCCCTTGTTTGGCATTTTGCATAGCCGGAATACATGCCTGCATAAAACGAATAGGCGCGTAACAGTTAACTTGCATTTGCCAATTAAGCGTTTCTATAGGCACCAAATGCCCTGCCTCACGACTATTATTTAGACCTACACAATTAATTAAAATATCAATAGGTAAAACTTCGCTGGCTGAATCACAAAACGTTTTAACTGCAGTTTCGTCGGTTACACAAAACGCTTGGCTAGTGACGACATTTTCACTATCCACCTGAGTTAATGTCGTTGCCAGTTTGTTTTCGCTCCTACCCGTTAAGCTGAGTTGATAGCCTAAATCACTCAACTTCATCGCTAATTGGCGACCAATACCAGAAGACGCGCCGTTTATTAAAATATGTTTTGTCATTGTTTATTGTTTGCTAAATCAGTTATTCCTAACCTTAACCAGTTCTAGGCTCAGGTTCACTAAAATTTTTGTAAAGTTTGTCGCGAGTACTTGTAGATCAATCTCAAACCCACACCCAAACATCATTATTATTTAAACATATCATGTTTTGTGGTAATTTTTTAACCAGATTTACAATTTTTAAAC
This genomic window from Saccharobesus litoralis contains:
- a CDS encoding XdhC family protein, yielding MTNQISALLANWLKQKDDHDWVLGTIVETQGSSYRKAGAMLFINNLGQYFGLLSGGCLEADIMRQAQQVMDSGLPKVIQYDMREEDDISWKLGIGCGGMVRILLQPLNQDNQYHHLPNVLKLLTERQTLTYTINLNKPETANTILKQANQSESEPSGFLSIPLKAEPHLAVFGAGIDARPLVAMAGNLGWQITLVDHRTNNARGQYFPAATTIIRQHPDDLKDHEFLSNIDAAVVMGHNIQFDAAALSLLQKSSAGYIGMLGPKHRKQKVLNAAKLSTLSKPLSGPIGLNLGGELPESIALSILAEIHAVLEQRDARSLSGVVKAADSTPSIRHKSQVA
- a CDS encoding SDR family oxidoreductase; amino-acid sequence: MTKHILINGASSGIGRQLAMKLSDLGYQLSLTGRSENKLATTLTQVDSENVVTSQAFCVTDETAVKTFCDSASEVLPIDILINCVGLNNSREAGHLVPIETLNWQMQVNCYAPIRFMQACIPAMQNAKQGTVINVLSTTCLYSNTNIAAYTASKAAIDAYTKVMRKELREDGIKMLSIYPGGVDTDFRDVDRPQYLTAEDVADAIIYMLQTNDKTHVHELVLRPQTETNFA